One region of Candidatus Binatia bacterium genomic DNA includes:
- the carB gene encoding carbamoyl-phosphate synthase large subunit: MPKRTDIESILLIGSGPIVIGQACEFDYSGTQACKALKEEGYRVVLINSNPATIMTDPGFADRTYIEPITVEILEKIIAAERPHALLPTIGGQTGLNTAIDLAESGVLDRYGVELIGAKLPAIKKAEDRHLFKAAIESIGLDLPQSGYARHMDDAVAIVERIGLPAIIRPSRTLGGTGGSIAATREEFEDLARRGLDASPIREVLIEESIAGWKEFELEVMRDAKDNVVIVCSIENFDPLGVHTGDSITVAPAQTLTDKEYQIMRNAAVAIIREIGVDTGGSNIQFAVHPGNGRLVVIEMNPRVSRSSALASKATGFPIAKIAAKLAVGYTLDEIRNDITRETPACFEPTIDYVVTKIPRFTFEKFPDAADVLGPQMKSVGEAMAIGRTFKESLQKAIRSMEIDSYGFDDKGRGPAARSRAALEEKLRVPNARRLWYLAEAYRQGLDTAEIHAITAIDPWFLANIKQIVDFEARLRDASGGVPAPLLREAKAMGFSDVRLGQLTGSTESEVRAARSAAGIKPVYKMVDTCGAEFPAFTPYLYSTYEQEDEAGPGPRRKIAILGGGPNRIGQGIEFDYCCVHAAFALKEDGFETLMVNCNPETVSTDYDTSDKLFFEPLTLEDVLSIVERERPAGVIVQFGGQTPLKLAVPLEQAGVRILGTSPDSIDRAEDRRRFAELLGKLDLRQPPNGIAITVEEAVHVAGALGYPVLMRPSYVLGGRAMEIVYEERSLRRYMERALDAAPERTILIDKFLDDAIEIDVDAVSDGRKVVIGGIMEHIERAGVHSGDSACSLPTHSIPGAVLDDIRRQTVALALELHVIGLMNVQFAVKNGEVFVLEVNPRASRTVPFVSKAIGVPLAKVAARVMGGKTLAELGVTEEIIPHHVSVKEAVFPFSKFSGVDTLLGPEMKSTGEVMGIGASFGAAFAKAQIASGTLLPRRGKVFVSVADEDKLAILPTAAQLAQAGMRLVASAGTAAFLREQGLEVDVINKVHEGSPHIVDAIERGEITMVINTPRGFGPNRDSFEIRRSALECRVPYFTTVAGAAAAAEGVELLQREALTVCPLQDHHRRAHEDASELAGVAPPH, translated from the coding sequence ATGCCCAAACGGACAGACATCGAATCGATCCTGCTCATCGGCTCCGGTCCGATCGTTATCGGCCAGGCGTGCGAGTTCGACTACTCGGGGACTCAGGCCTGCAAGGCTCTCAAGGAAGAGGGCTACCGCGTCGTTCTGATCAACTCGAACCCGGCGACGATCATGACCGACCCCGGGTTTGCCGACCGTACCTACATCGAGCCGATAACCGTCGAGATCCTCGAGAAGATCATCGCTGCCGAGCGGCCCCACGCGCTGTTGCCGACAATCGGCGGGCAGACGGGACTCAACACGGCCATCGACCTTGCCGAAAGCGGCGTGCTCGATCGTTACGGCGTCGAGCTGATCGGCGCCAAACTGCCGGCCATCAAGAAGGCCGAGGACCGTCATCTCTTCAAGGCCGCCATCGAGAGCATCGGTCTCGATCTGCCGCAAAGCGGGTATGCGCGCCACATGGACGACGCCGTCGCCATCGTCGAGCGCATCGGCCTGCCGGCGATCATCCGGCCCTCGCGCACCCTCGGCGGCACCGGCGGCAGCATCGCCGCCACGCGCGAGGAGTTCGAAGACCTGGCGCGCCGCGGCCTGGACGCTTCGCCGATTCGCGAAGTGCTCATCGAGGAGTCGATCGCCGGGTGGAAGGAGTTCGAGCTCGAGGTGATGCGCGACGCTAAGGACAACGTCGTCATCGTATGCTCGATCGAGAACTTCGACCCGCTGGGTGTCCACACCGGAGACAGCATCACCGTCGCCCCGGCGCAGACACTCACCGACAAGGAATACCAGATCATGCGCAACGCCGCCGTGGCGATCATTCGCGAGATCGGCGTCGACACGGGCGGCTCGAACATCCAGTTCGCGGTGCACCCCGGCAACGGCCGGCTCGTGGTGATCGAGATGAACCCGCGGGTCTCGCGCAGCTCGGCGCTCGCCAGCAAAGCGACCGGGTTCCCGATCGCGAAGATCGCCGCCAAGCTCGCGGTGGGTTACACTCTGGACGAGATCCGCAACGACATCACGCGCGAAACCCCGGCCTGCTTCGAGCCGACGATCGATTACGTCGTAACGAAGATCCCGCGCTTCACTTTCGAGAAGTTTCCCGATGCGGCCGACGTGCTCGGGCCGCAGATGAAATCGGTCGGCGAAGCCATGGCCATCGGCCGCACGTTCAAGGAGTCGCTGCAAAAAGCCATTCGGTCGATGGAGATCGACTCCTACGGCTTCGACGACAAGGGGCGGGGCCCGGCGGCACGCAGCCGCGCCGCGCTGGAGGAGAAGTTGCGCGTGCCCAACGCGCGGCGACTCTGGTACCTCGCCGAGGCGTACCGGCAGGGTCTGGATACCGCGGAGATTCACGCGATCACGGCCATCGATCCCTGGTTCCTGGCGAACATCAAGCAGATCGTCGACTTCGAAGCGCGCTTGCGGGACGCTTCCGGGGGCGTGCCAGCGCCGCTACTGCGCGAGGCCAAGGCCATGGGCTTCTCGGACGTGCGGCTCGGACAGCTCACCGGCAGCACCGAATCGGAGGTGCGTGCGGCCCGCTCCGCCGCCGGCATAAAACCCGTCTACAAGATGGTCGATACGTGCGGGGCCGAGTTCCCGGCATTCACGCCGTACCTGTACTCGACCTACGAGCAGGAGGACGAGGCCGGACCGGGTCCGCGGCGCAAGATCGCCATCCTCGGCGGCGGCCCGAATCGTATCGGTCAGGGTATCGAGTTCGACTACTGCTGCGTGCACGCGGCGTTCGCGCTGAAGGAAGACGGCTTCGAGACCCTCATGGTGAACTGCAACCCGGAAACCGTGAGTACCGACTACGACACGTCGGACAAACTCTTTTTCGAGCCGCTGACTCTGGAAGACGTGTTGAGCATCGTCGAGCGGGAACGGCCCGCGGGAGTGATCGTGCAGTTCGGCGGGCAGACCCCGCTGAAGCTGGCGGTGCCGCTGGAACAAGCCGGCGTGCGCATCCTCGGCACGTCGCCCGACTCGATCGACCGTGCCGAGGATCGGCGGCGGTTTGCGGAACTGCTCGGCAAGCTCGATCTGCGCCAGCCGCCGAACGGAATTGCCATTACCGTCGAGGAAGCCGTGCACGTCGCCGGCGCGCTCGGCTACCCGGTGCTCATGCGGCCCTCGTACGTGCTGGGTGGACGGGCCATGGAGATCGTCTACGAAGAGCGCAGCCTGCGCCGCTACATGGAGCGCGCCCTCGACGCCGCTCCGGAGCGCACCATTCTCATCGACAAGTTCCTCGACGACGCCATCGAGATCGACGTCGACGCCGTCAGCGACGGGCGCAAGGTGGTGATCGGAGGCATCATGGAGCACATCGAGCGCGCGGGTGTTCACTCCGGTGACAGCGCCTGCTCGTTACCGACGCACTCGATTCCCGGCGCGGTGCTCGACGATATCCGCCGTCAGACGGTGGCGCTGGCGCTCGAATTGCACGTCATCGGTCTCATGAACGTGCAGTTTGCCGTCAAGAACGGCGAGGTGTTCGTGCTCGAAGTGAACCCGCGGGCGTCGCGGACGGTGCCGTTCGTGAGCAAGGCGATCGGCGTGCCGCTGGCCAAGGTGGCCGCACGGGTCATGGGTGGGAAGACGCTCGCCGAGCTCGGTGTGACCGAAGAAATCATTCCGCATCACGTCTCGGTCAAGGAAGCCGTGTTCCCGTTCTCGAAGTTCTCGGGCGTAGACACGTTGTTGGGCCCGGAAATGAAATCGACGGGCGAAGTGATGGGCATCGGCGCGTCTTTCGGCGCGGCCTTCGCCAAGGCGCAAATAGCGTCCGGGACCCTGTTGCCGCGGCGGGGCAAAGTGTTTGTTAGCGTGGCCGACGAGGACAAACTGGCCATCCTGCCGACGGCGGCGCAACTGGCGCAGGCGGGAATGCGTCTGGTTGCCAGTGCGGGGACCGCCGCGTTCCTGCGCGAGCAGGGCCTCGAAGTGGATGTCATAAACAAGGTTCACGAAGGCAGTCCGCACATAGTCGACGCAATCGAACGCGGCGAGATCACGATGGTGATCAACACGCCCAGGGGTTTCGGGCCGAACCGGGACTCGTTCGAGATCAGGCGCAGCGCGCTGGAGTGCCGGGTGCCGTACTTCACCACGGTGGCGGGTGCGGCGGCGGCAGCCGAGGGAGTCGAGCTTCTCCAGCGCGAGGCGCTGACGGTGTGTCCGCTGCAAGATCACCACCGCCGTGCGCACGAGGACGCCTCAGAGCTGGCCGGTGTTGCGCCCCCGCACTGA
- the recG gene encoding ATP-dependent DNA helicase RecG: protein MLRPRTDGSGPPDSIERYLAAVAAPLKFLAAAPAAAARTRFPAAALAARGRSLIAAVGDELARAPLTALVDALAAYDTVAAADRTAYARRCVELLAAAHPATAPAPPYRRTAAVSEETLAGLGRAVQFVRGVGPRRAEQFRKVGIATLEDLLYHLPFRYDDRRTLSRVRDLRPGMVASVVGELVQVAERHVGRAQRRILEAVLRDDSGYLGLTWFHQVAYFRSRFRGGQRCLVHGKIEPGVGGVLRMVHPEVEIDPEVEGQGILPVYNKPSSMTVGAMRRLVHDVAGDWIERVPSVLPEAVVRAARVTDLAAALRLVHEPQRDADIEALNGLRTLGHRSLVFDELFFLQLGMALRRRNVEREAGLVLVDRGGLTGQLRAYLPFRLTRAQERVIAEIGADMRRPHPMHRLVQGDVGSGKTVVALFAALVAIDNEYQAAFMAPTELLAEQHFTTVERLVAPLGLRVELLTGARSRAQRRAAYARLADGETQLAVGTHALIQDAVKFKRLGLGVIDEQHRFGVLQRAALCRLGAEGAAAPDILLMTATPIPRTLTMAVYGDLDISLLDEMPPGRQPVRTLLRHEGERARVYDLVKRELDRGRQGYVVYPLVDPSDAVELRDATSMQRELARTVFSGYRVGLVHGRMKAAEKDAVMRRFKDGDVQVLVSTTVVEVGIDVPNATIMVIEHAERFGLAQLHQLRGRVGRGDAAALCVLVTPFRRGQEAHRRLDALVRTTDGFRIAEADLEIRGPGELLGTRQSGLPDFRVANLIRDRGILEAARTAALRWLEDDPKLDSEESQAVRKVLAHRWAGRLELAGIG from the coding sequence GTGTTGCGCCCCCGCACTGACGGCAGCGGGCCGCCCGATTCCATCGAACGCTATCTTGCAGCGGTGGCGGCGCCGCTGAAGTTCCTCGCCGCTGCCCCCGCCGCTGCGGCGCGGACGCGCTTTCCCGCCGCCGCCCTGGCGGCCCGGGGCCGGAGCTTGATTGCGGCGGTCGGCGACGAGTTGGCGCGGGCGCCGTTAACGGCCCTGGTCGACGCGCTTGCCGCTTACGATACGGTGGCGGCCGCCGATCGTACGGCTTACGCACGGCGCTGCGTCGAGTTGCTGGCGGCGGCTCACCCGGCGACCGCGCCGGCGCCGCCTTACAGGCGCACGGCGGCGGTTAGCGAGGAGACGCTGGCGGGTCTCGGTCGCGCGGTGCAATTCGTGCGCGGGGTCGGGCCGCGGCGGGCGGAGCAGTTCCGGAAGGTGGGCATCGCGACGTTGGAGGACCTGCTGTACCACCTGCCGTTCCGTTACGACGACCGCCGCACGCTCTCTCGCGTGCGCGATCTGCGCCCCGGCATGGTCGCCAGTGTCGTCGGCGAGCTGGTCCAGGTGGCCGAGCGGCACGTGGGGCGGGCGCAGCGGCGCATTCTCGAAGCCGTGCTGCGCGACGACAGCGGCTATTTGGGGCTGACGTGGTTCCATCAGGTGGCATATTTCCGGAGCCGCTTCCGCGGCGGACAGCGCTGCCTCGTCCACGGCAAGATCGAGCCGGGCGTCGGTGGTGTGCTGCGCATGGTACATCCCGAAGTGGAGATCGATCCGGAGGTGGAAGGGCAGGGGATACTGCCGGTTTACAACAAGCCGAGCAGCATGACCGTCGGCGCGATGCGCCGGCTTGTGCACGACGTCGCCGGAGACTGGATCGAGCGCGTTCCGAGTGTTCTTCCGGAGGCGGTGGTACGCGCCGCCAGGGTGACGGATCTTGCGGCGGCCCTGCGGCTGGTCCATGAGCCGCAACGCGACGCGGACATCGAGGCGCTCAACGGCCTGCGTACGCTCGGGCATCGCTCGCTGGTGTTCGACGAGCTGTTCTTCCTGCAGCTTGGGATGGCGTTGCGTCGCCGCAACGTCGAGCGCGAGGCCGGGCTCGTGCTGGTCGACCGCGGGGGTCTGACGGGGCAACTGCGGGCGTATCTGCCGTTCCGGCTGACGCGAGCGCAGGAGCGGGTGATCGCGGAGATCGGTGCCGACATGCGGCGCCCGCATCCGATGCACCGGCTTGTACAGGGCGATGTCGGCAGCGGGAAGACGGTGGTGGCGCTCTTTGCGGCGCTGGTGGCGATCGACAACGAATATCAGGCGGCGTTCATGGCGCCGACCGAACTGCTGGCCGAGCAGCATTTTACGACCGTCGAGCGGCTCGTGGCGCCGTTGGGGCTGCGGGTGGAGTTGCTCACGGGAGCACGCAGCAGGGCGCAGCGGCGGGCCGCATACGCGCGGCTTGCCGACGGTGAAACCCAGCTCGCGGTCGGGACGCACGCCCTCATCCAGGATGCCGTCAAGTTCAAGCGTCTGGGGCTGGGGGTGATCGACGAGCAGCATCGTTTCGGTGTGCTGCAACGGGCGGCGCTGTGCCGGCTCGGCGCCGAGGGGGCGGCGGCGCCGGACATCCTGCTGATGACCGCGACGCCGATTCCGCGGACGTTGACGATGGCGGTTTACGGCGACCTCGACATCTCGTTGCTCGACGAGATGCCGCCGGGCCGGCAACCGGTGCGGACCCTGCTCCGGCACGAAGGGGAACGCGCGCGGGTTTACGATCTGGTCAAGCGCGAACTCGATCGCGGGCGGCAGGGGTACGTGGTGTATCCGCTCGTGGACCCGTCGGATGCGGTGGAGTTGCGCGACGCGACCTCGATGCAGCGCGAACTGGCGCGGACGGTATTCTCCGGCTACCGCGTCGGACTCGTACACGGACGCATGAAGGCCGCGGAGAAGGATGCCGTCATGCGTCGCTTCAAGGACGGCGATGTACAGGTGCTGGTGAGCACGACGGTGGTGGAGGTGGGCATCGACGTGCCGAACGCGACGATCATGGTCATCGAGCACGCCGAGCGCTTCGGGTTGGCGCAACTGCACCAGTTGCGCGGGCGGGTGGGACGGGGCGACGCGGCGGCATTGTGTGTGCTGGTGACGCCGTTTCGCCGCGGTCAGGAGGCGCATCGGCGCCTCGATGCGCTGGTGCGCACCACGGACGGGTTCAGGATCGCCGAGGCGGATCTGGAGATCCGCGGCCCCGGTGAGTTGCTCGGCACGCGTCAGTCTGGTCTGCCGGATTTCCGGGTCGCCAACTTGATTCGCGACCGCGGCATTCTGGAGGCGGCGCGCACGGCGGCGCTGCGCTGGCTGGAGGACGACCCGAAGTTGGACTCGGAAGAGTCGCAAGCGGTGCGCAAGGTGCTGGCGCATCGCTGGGCGGGGCGCCTCGAGCTGGCGGGGATCGGTTAG
- the carA gene encoding glutamine-hydrolyzing carbamoyl-phosphate synthase small subunit, which translates to MKAILALADGTVFEGVSFGAPGEAGGEVVFNTSMSGYQEILTDPSYHGQLVAMTYPEIGNVGVNPEDVEAARPFVQGFIVKEYWEEPSNWRAHSSLAQYLLDHGIPGIQGIDTRALVRHIRTHGAQEAVISTVDLDPASVVAKARAWPSLIGRDLVREVTCPGPYEWHEATWDIERGYGRGATERPFVIAYDFGIKRNILRNLVQMGCRMRVVPAATPAAAVLAEKPDGVFLSNGPGDPDVGPYAGIVRDLIGRVPIFGICLGHQMIGLALGGRTYKLKFGHHGGNQPVMDLSTGKVEITSQNHGFAVDVESLQGIARLTHVNLNDRTVEGLAHAELPVFSVQYHPEASPGPHDANYLFERFVALMQQAR; encoded by the coding sequence ATGAAGGCCATCCTGGCTCTGGCCGACGGTACGGTGTTCGAGGGTGTGAGCTTCGGCGCTCCGGGAGAAGCCGGGGGCGAAGTCGTGTTCAACACCTCGATGAGCGGGTACCAGGAGATTCTGACCGATCCCTCGTACCACGGTCAGCTCGTTGCGATGACCTATCCGGAGATCGGCAACGTCGGCGTCAATCCGGAAGACGTCGAAGCGGCACGGCCGTTCGTGCAGGGTTTCATCGTCAAGGAGTACTGGGAAGAGCCCAGCAACTGGCGGGCCCACAGCAGCCTCGCGCAATACCTGCTCGACCACGGTATACCGGGCATTCAGGGGATCGACACCCGTGCGCTCGTGCGCCACATCCGCACCCACGGCGCTCAGGAGGCAGTGATTTCAACCGTCGATCTCGACCCGGCTTCGGTGGTTGCCAAAGCGCGTGCATGGCCAAGCCTGATCGGCCGCGACCTGGTCCGCGAGGTCACCTGTCCGGGGCCTTACGAGTGGCACGAGGCGACCTGGGATATCGAGCGCGGGTACGGCCGGGGCGCGACGGAGCGGCCGTTCGTCATTGCTTACGACTTCGGCATCAAGCGCAACATCCTGCGCAATCTCGTGCAGATGGGGTGCCGGATGCGTGTCGTTCCGGCGGCGACGCCGGCGGCCGCCGTCCTGGCCGAGAAACCGGACGGGGTATTCCTGTCCAACGGTCCCGGCGATCCCGATGTAGGGCCATACGCGGGGATCGTGCGCGACCTGATCGGCCGGGTCCCAATCTTCGGGATTTGCCTCGGCCATCAGATGATCGGCCTCGCCCTCGGCGGGCGGACCTACAAGCTCAAGTTCGGTCATCACGGCGGCAATCAGCCGGTGATGGACCTGTCGACCGGCAAGGTCGAGATCACGTCGCAGAACCACGGCTTTGCCGTCGATGTGGAGTCTCTGCAGGGGATCGCTCGGCTGACGCACGTGAACCTCAACGATCGGACCGTCGAGGGCCTGGCCCACGCCGAGCTGCCGGTTTTTTCGGTGCAGTACCACCCGGAGGCCTCGCCCGGCCCCCACGACGCGAACTATCTCTTCGAGCGTTTCGTGGCGCTCATGCAGCAGGCGCGCTAA
- a CDS encoding dihydroorotase gives MSAVLVIRGGTLIDPANGVHGPHDLVISDGVVAQVLDPGAPAPAADVAETIDATGAWVVPGLIDMHVHLREPGYEYKETIETGSRAAVAGGFAAVACMANTNPVNDNAAVTEFIRERAAACGLTRVYPIGAVSRGLGGEQLAEIGEMHAAGIVGVSDDGMPIMDGGLMRRALEYAAMFDLPVIVHEQDDCIAGEGVMHEGSISMRLGLRGVPAAAEEAMIARDLALLARTGGRLHVAHISTAGAVDLIRHAKRRGLPVTAEVTPHHFTLTDESVDGYNTNAKMNPPLRTRADVDAVRAGIADGSIDVIATDHAPHHRDEKDVEFDRAANGIVGLETALPLTLRLLDETAIGIETLVRAMSTNPAHVLGVPGGSLGVGSPGDVTVIDPARRWVIDPARFLSRSRNTPFGGLTVRGVATHTIVGGRVVWRTMPEALSRSAAVRPGGAA, from the coding sequence GTGAGCGCGGTTCTCGTCATTCGCGGCGGAACGCTCATCGATCCCGCCAACGGCGTCCACGGACCCCACGACCTCGTCATTTCCGATGGCGTCGTGGCGCAGGTGCTCGATCCCGGCGCGCCGGCACCGGCAGCGGATGTGGCCGAGACCATCGACGCGACCGGTGCCTGGGTGGTTCCCGGGCTGATCGATATGCACGTTCACCTGCGGGAACCGGGCTACGAGTACAAGGAAACGATCGAGACCGGCAGTCGGGCGGCCGTCGCCGGCGGTTTTGCTGCCGTGGCCTGCATGGCCAACACCAATCCGGTCAACGACAATGCCGCCGTGACCGAGTTCATTCGCGAACGTGCGGCGGCCTGTGGGCTTACCCGGGTGTATCCGATCGGCGCGGTTTCCAGAGGCCTCGGCGGCGAACAGCTCGCCGAGATCGGCGAGATGCACGCCGCGGGCATCGTGGGCGTTTCGGACGACGGCATGCCGATCATGGACGGCGGTCTCATGCGGCGGGCTCTTGAATATGCCGCGATGTTCGATCTGCCGGTCATCGTCCACGAGCAAGACGATTGCATTGCCGGCGAGGGGGTGATGCACGAGGGCTCGATTTCCATGCGCCTCGGGTTGCGCGGAGTTCCTGCGGCGGCGGAGGAGGCGATGATTGCTCGCGACCTTGCCCTGCTCGCGCGCACGGGCGGCAGGCTGCACGTCGCGCACATCAGCACCGCCGGGGCCGTCGATCTGATCCGCCACGCCAAACGACGCGGCCTGCCGGTCACGGCCGAGGTCACGCCCCATCATTTCACGCTAACCGACGAGAGTGTCGACGGTTACAATACGAACGCCAAGATGAACCCCCCTCTACGCACTCGCGCCGATGTCGACGCCGTCCGCGCCGGTATCGCCGACGGCAGTATCGACGTCATTGCCACCGATCACGCGCCGCACCACCGGGACGAGAAGGACGTCGAGTTCGACCGCGCAGCCAACGGCATCGTCGGCCTCGAGACGGCATTGCCACTGACTCTGCGGCTACTCGACGAGACGGCCATCGGCATCGAGACGCTGGTGCGCGCCATGAGTACAAACCCGGCGCATGTGCTCGGCGTGCCCGGCGGCAGCCTCGGGGTCGGTTCGCCCGGCGACGTGACCGTGATCGACCCGGCCCGGCGCTGGGTAATCGATCCGGCGCGCTTCCTGTCGCGTTCGCGCAATACGCCGTTCGGCGGTCTCACGGTGCGCGGCGTGGCCACCCACACCATTGTCGGCGGTCGGGTTGTCTGGCGCACGATGCCCGAGGCGCTGTCGCGGTCGGCTGCGGTCCGGCCCGGAGGTGCGGCATGA
- the pyrR gene encoding bifunctional pyr operon transcriptional regulator/uracil phosphoribosyltransferase PyrR — protein sequence MSTERVVLDAEAIERALTRVAHEILERNKGTDDLALVGIRSRGDHIARRLRDKIRQIEQAEVPIGIIDITLYRDDLNYSQQQPEVRGTDIPFSVEGRRIVLVDDVLYTGRTIRAALDALVDFGRPRSVQLVVLVDRGHRELPIRADYVGKNLPTALNESVRVRLRESNGRDEVVIARGEES from the coding sequence GTGTCGACGGAGCGCGTCGTCCTTGACGCAGAGGCCATCGAACGGGCACTGACCCGCGTTGCGCACGAGATTCTCGAGCGCAACAAGGGTACTGACGATCTTGCCCTGGTCGGCATCCGCTCGCGCGGCGATCACATCGCGCGGCGGTTGCGCGACAAGATCCGCCAGATCGAACAGGCGGAGGTACCGATCGGAATCATCGACATAACGCTGTACCGAGACGATCTCAATTACAGTCAGCAGCAGCCCGAGGTGCGCGGTACCGATATTCCGTTCTCGGTCGAGGGCCGTCGCATCGTACTGGTCGACGACGTCCTGTACACCGGCCGCACGATCCGCGCCGCACTGGACGCGCTGGTCGACTTCGGCCGCCCGCGCAGTGTGCAGCTCGTCGTTCTCGTCGACCGCGGGCACCGCGAATTGCCGATTCGCGCCGACTACGTGGGCAAGAACCTGCCGACGGCTCTCAACGAGTCCGTCCGGGTGCGCCTGCGCGAGAGCAACGGCCGGGACGAAGTCGTTATCGCCCGAGGGGAGGAGAGCTAA
- a CDS encoding aspartate carbamoyltransferase catalytic subunit, with the protein MPFTQRHLLGLEGMGRDELTSLLDTAASFKEISERDIKKVPTLRGKTVVSVFFEPSTRTRMSFEIAAKRMSADFVSLSSSVSSTTKGETLLDTARNLQAMRPDAIVLRHAASGAPHFVAARVACPIINAGDGAHEHPTQALLDLLTIRERKGGFEGLTVAIVGDILHSRVARSNVFGLRALGARVRLVGPPTLLPPELSQWGAVTTNLREGVRDADVIVMLRLQLERQSRNFFPSVEEYSRYFCLTERIVAGARPDVIILHPGPMNRGIEIASEVADGPYSVIMDQVTNGIAVRMAVLYLLASRVKADTEAPTDVVAEPPARLQRRAG; encoded by the coding sequence ATGCCGTTCACGCAACGTCATTTGCTCGGACTCGAAGGCATGGGGCGCGACGAGTTGACATCCCTGCTCGATACCGCCGCGTCGTTCAAGGAGATCTCGGAGCGGGACATCAAGAAGGTGCCGACCCTGCGGGGCAAGACCGTCGTGAGCGTCTTCTTCGAGCCGAGTACGCGCACGCGCATGTCGTTCGAAATCGCCGCAAAGCGCATGAGCGCCGACTTCGTCAGCCTGTCTTCGTCGGTCAGCTCGACGACCAAAGGCGAGACGCTGCTCGACACGGCGCGTAATCTCCAGGCGATGCGGCCCGACGCCATCGTCCTGCGCCATGCGGCCTCCGGCGCCCCGCACTTCGTGGCCGCGCGGGTCGCCTGCCCGATCATCAATGCCGGCGACGGGGCGCACGAGCACCCGACTCAGGCGCTGCTCGACCTGCTCACCATCCGCGAACGCAAGGGCGGGTTCGAGGGCCTCACGGTGGCCATTGTCGGCGATATCCTGCACAGCCGCGTGGCGCGATCGAACGTCTTCGGCCTGCGCGCTCTCGGGGCGCGCGTGCGGCTCGTCGGCCCGCCGACGCTGCTGCCCCCCGAACTCAGTCAGTGGGGCGCGGTCACCACCAACCTGCGCGAGGGCGTCCGGGACGCCGACGTCATCGTCATGCTGCGCCTTCAGCTCGAACGGCAGAGCCGCAACTTCTTCCCCAGCGTCGAGGAATACTCCCGCTATTTCTGTCTGACGGAACGGATTGTGGCCGGGGCACGGCCCGACGTCATCATTCTTCACCCCGGCCCGATGAACCGCGGCATCGAGATCGCCAGCGAGGTGGCCGACGGACCCTATTCGGTGATCATGGACCAGGTTACCAACGGCATCGCCGTCCGCATGGCGGTGCTGTACCTGCTTGCCAGCCGAGTCAAAGCCGATACCGAGGCGCCGACCGACGTGGTTGCGGAACCGCCGGCCCGGCTGCAACGGAGAGCCGGGTGA